GCGCAGGCCGCGTCGGCCCCGCTCGTCGCCCGTGCGCACGCGGCCGCGGCCGGCGTAGGCGGGGACGTCGCGGTCCAGCCGCGCCGGGTCCAGGCCGCTCCAAGGGTGGCCCTTGCCGAAGAAGCGCGTGCGCACGAGGGCCTGCAGCATCGGATGGGTGAACAGGAACACGACCACGAGGTCGAGCACCGTGGTCAGGCCCAGCACGAAGGCGAAGCCGCGCACGCCGCCGGTGGAGAGCACGTACAGCACGATCGCGGCGATCAGGTTCACCGAGTCGGAGGCGAGGATGGTGCGCTTGGCGCGGTCCCAGCCGTGGTCGACAGCCGCGGCGATGCCCCGGCCCTCGCGGATCTCGTCGCGCACGCGCTCGAAGTAGACGATGAACGAGTCCGCGGTGAAGGCGATCGCGACGATCAGGCCCACCACGCCCGCGAGCGAGAGGCGGTAGCCGATCTCGGGAATGTTCGAGAGCACGGTGAGGGTGCCATAGGTCAGCAGACCCATGATCAGCAGGCTCGAAGTGGTCACGATCGACAGCGCCCGGTACTGGGCGAAGGCGTACAGCACCACGAGCGCCAGGCCGATCAGGCCCGCGATCAGACCCATCTCGAGCTGGTCGGCGCCGAGGGTGGCGGAGATCTGCTGCTCGGAGGCGACCTCGAACTGCAGCGGCAGCGCACCGAAGCGGAGCTGGTCGGCGAGCTGGGTCGCCTGCTCCTGGCTGAAGTTGCCCGAGATCGAGGCCTCGCCGCCCGGCGAGGGCTCCTGCACCTGGGGTGCGGAGATGACCACGCCGTCCAGCACGATCGCGAAGGCGTCGGAGGCGCCCTCGCCGTTGTAGAGCGCCGAGGTCATGTCCGAGAAGGACTGCGAGGCGACGTCGGTGAAGCGCATGTTCACCACGTAGTAGCCGGTGGGCTGACCGGTGGGGGTGACGTCCGAGGCGACGGAGGCGTCCGCGATCCCGGCGCCGGCGACGACCTCGGGGCCGAGGAGGTACTTCGCGCTGCCGTCCGGCGCGCAGGCGACGATCGCCTCGTCCGGCGCAGCGGCGGAGGCTCGCTCATGCTGGGCGCCCGGGTCGACGCAGTCGGCGTTCATCAGCTCGGTCTGGACGTCAGGGGTCAGCCAGTCCAGCGACCAGGCCGGGTAGGCCAGCTCGCCCTCAGCCGGCGCGGGCGCCGGGGCGAGGGAGGAGTCCTCGCTGATCAGGCCGTCGAAGAGCTGCTGGGAGGGGTCGGCGGGGGCCGACGAGGACTCCCCGGTGGTGTCGCCTCCGCCGTCGGAGGCGTCCCCGCCGCCGTCGGACGGCAGGGGCTCGCCGGTCCCCTCCGGGGCGACGACGCCGAGCACCGGGCGGAAGGACATCGCGGCGGTCTGGCGGATCGCGGCGGCCGTCTGCTGGTCCAGCTGTCCGGGCACGTCGATGACGATGTTCGTGCCGCCCTGCACGGTGATCTCGGTCTCCGCCACGCCCATCGCGTTGATGCGCTGGCTCATGATCTGGCGCGCCTGCTCCATGGCGGAGGCGTCGATCGCCGAGCCGTCACGGGACTGCGCCTGGAGGATGACCTGGGTGCCGCCCTCGAGGTCGAGGGCGAGCTTGGGGGCGGGCTGCCATCCGCCCCACTGGGTCCCGGCACCGATCCCGCCGCCCAGCAGCAGGATCAGCACGGCGAGGGCCGCGAGGGCGATGCGACGTGCGGGCATGGTGGGGTGTTCCTCAGGACGGCGGATTCGGGGAGAGGGCGCGGGTCACCGAGGGCCCGCGTCGCGGAGGGTCAGAGCACGCGAGCTCAGCGCTCGCGGGGCTGCTCGTCGCCGCGGGGGTCGTCATCGGCGACGGTGACACCGGGGACGGTGCCGCGGTTCTGCTCGAAGCGGTCCTGCTCGGCGCGGTCCTGCGCGAAGCGGTCCTGCTCGCCGTCGACGGTGCGGGAGTCGAAGGAGTCGTCGGCGAGCTCGCCGTCCTGCGGGGCATCCTCGAGCTCGGAGAGCTCGCCGTCCACGACCGGCCCGGTGGTGGGCTCGACGGCCATGGCGATGGCCTGGCGGGCCCACTTGGTCTGGCTGCCGTCCTCCGACTCGAGCACGACGATGTCCTCGTACTCCTCGACGATCAGACCGTAGAACCCGGAGTGGGTGCGCACCTCGTCGCCGACGCCGAGCTGCTTGACCAGCTCCATCTGCTTCTGCTGCATCTTGCGCTGGCGGTTCGACAGCAGCAGCAGGGGCAGCATCATGACGGCGAAGATGAGCAGGATGGGAAGGAGTTCCACGGATTTCCTCTCTGCGGGCAGCACCGTCGCGCGTGCTCGCGCACCCGGCCGGCCTGCCGCGGACACGACTGACCGCACCACTGTACCCGCCGTGCCCTGACCGGCCTCCCAGGGGAGACATGTGCCGCAGGCCCATCGGCGCGCTTGCTGGGGACCGTTCCCGGCTCAGCCCCCGGGGAGACTCAGAACCGCCCGAGACTCAGCACCGCCCGAGGCTCAGAACCGCCCGAGCATGGGCGCGGCGCCCTCGGGGCCGGCCGGCGGCTCCAGGCCCAGGTGCTCCCAGGCCGCGGGGGCGGCGGCGCGGCCGCGCGGGGTGCGCAGGAGGAAGCCCTCGCGCACCAGGTACGGCTCGACCATGGTCTCGACCGTCTCGGTCTCCTCGCCGACGGCGACGGCGAGGGTCGACAGCCCCACCGGTCCCCCGGCGAAGCGGCCGCACAGCGCGGCGAGCACCGCGCGGTCCAGCCGGTCCAGTCCTCTCTGGTCCACCTCGTACACGCGCAGGGCCTCCTGCGCGGCGGGGAGGTCCAGGGTGCCGCTGCCGCGCACCTGCGCCCAGTCGCGCACGCGGCGCAGGAGACGGTTGGCGATGCGGGGCGTGCCCCGGGAGCGGGAGGCGATCTCCACCGCGGCCCGCTCCTCGAGGTCGACCTCGAGACGCACGGCGGAGCGGCGCACCACCTCCTCCAGCTCGTGCGGAGCATAGAAGTCGAGGTGGCCGATGAAGCCGAAGCGGTCGCGCAGCGGAGCGGGCAGCAGGCCCGCCCGGGTGGTCGCGCCGACCACGGTAAACGGGGGCAGGTCCAGCGGGATGGACGTCGCGCCCACGCCCTTGCCCACCACCACGTCGACCCGGAAGTCCTCCATGGCGATGTAGAGCATCTCCTCGGCGGGGCGGGCGAGGCGGTGGATCTCGTCGATGAACAGCACCTCCCCCTCGTCGAGCGAGGAGAGGATCGCGGCGAGGTCGCCGGCGTGCTGGATCGCGGGGCCGGAGGTGATGCGCAGCGGCGCGGACAGCTCCGCGGCGATGATCATGGCGAGCGTCGTCTTGCCGAGCCCGGGCGGACCGGACAGCAGCATGTGCTCCGGGGCGCGACCGCGGGCGGCGGCGGCGTCCAGCACCAGCGAGAGCTGGTCGCGGACCACCTGCTGGCCCACGAACTCGGACAGCCGCTTCGGGCGCAGTGCCGCCTCGGCGGTGCGCTCGGGCGGCAGGGACTCGGGGCTGGTGAGCGACTCGGGACGCCCGTCCCCGTCGACCCCCTGCCCGTCGACCCCCTGCCCGTCGAACCCCTGCTCGTCGAACTCCTCGTCGTGCAGACTCATCGGTGGCCCCCGAGGCTGCGCAGCGCGGCGCGCAGGAGGGCGGCGGCGTCGAGGTCCTCTCCCCCGTCGGCCCGCGCCTTCTCGACCGCGCCGAGCGCGGCCTTCTCGGCCCAGCCGAGGCCCACGAGGGCCTCGACGACATCCGCGTCCGGACCGCCGACGCTCGCGGCCGGGCCCGCGCTCGAGGGCGCGGCCGACGTGGCATGCGGGGCGGGCAGCTTCCCGCCGAGCTCCAGGAGCATGCGGCCGGCCACCTTGGGGCCGATGCCGGGGGTGCGGGTGATGGCCTTGACGTCCTGCTCGGCGACGGCGCGGCGCAGCTCCTCCGGATCGAGCACCGCGAGCACGGCCAGGGCCGTGCGCGGCCCGATGCCGGAGACGGACTGGACGATGCGGAAGGTCTCGGCCTCCTCGGGCAGCGGGAAGCCGTACAGGGTCAGGGAGTCCTCGCGGACCACGAGCTCGGTGTGGAGCGTGAGCTCCGCGCCGTGGCGGGTGGCGGCCAGGGCCTGCGGCGTGGTGCGCACGAGGTAGCCGATGCCGGCCACCTCGAGCACGAGGGCGTCGAGGTCGAGGCGGACGACCCGCCCGGTCAGGGATGCGATCACGGCACCAGCCTAGAACACCTGTTCGATCACTGGCGGGAGGTGGAGCGCTCCCGGGCGCGTCGTGCCTCGCGCTCGGCCCGGGCCCACACGGCCTGGGCGCTGGTGCGGGCACCGCCGGTGGCGTCCAGCGCCACCGGTCCCCCGCCGCGCCACAGCTGGGTGAGGGCGATCGCGACGGCGTCGGAGGCGTCGGCGGGCTGGGGGGCCGCATCCAGTCCCAGCAGCTTCACGAGCATGGTCTGGATCTGCTTCTTGTCCGCCCGTCCGTTGCCGGTGACGGCGGCCTTCACCTCGGAGGGGGTGTGCAGGGCGACGGGGATCCCCCGCTCCGCCGCCTCGAGCAGCGCGATCCCGGAGACCTGCGCGGTGCCCATGACGGTGGAGATGTTGGCCTGGCTGAACACGCGCTCGACGGCGACGGCGTCCGGTCCGTAGCCCTCCAGCGCCTCGCGCAGTCCGCGGGCGATGGTCAGCAGGCGCTGGTCCAGCGGATCCTCGGAGGCGGAGCGGATCACGTCGGCGTGGACCAGGCGGGCGCGGCGGCCGCCGAGGGCGTCGACGACCCCGATCCCGCAGCGGGTCAGGCCCGGGTCGACCCCTAGCACGCGCAGCGTCGCCATCGGTGCTCCTCTCCCCCGCCGCGCGGGCGGGATGCGTCGGCGGGCAGGGTCGCCGCGGCCGACGGTGCCGCGCGGCCCCAGGGCACCTTGCGGCGCGCCGGGGCCGGCGTGCACAGCACCCCGGCGTGCGGGGCGGTGCGGTGGTCAGAGGGCGCGGGGCGTCACTCCGCGTCGGCGAGCTGCGCCTCGACGTCCGCGGGGATGTCGAGGTTGGAGTACACGGCCTGCACGTCGTCGCTGTCCTCGAGCGCGTCGATCAGGCGCAGCGCCTTCTGGGCGCCGTCGAGGTCGACGGGGGTGCGCATGGTCGGCACGAACTGCGCCTCGGCGCTCTCGTAGTCGATGCCCGCCTCCTGGAGGGCGGTGCGCACGGCGACCACGTCGGTCGCGGCGGAGAGGATCTCGAAGGTCTCCCCCTCGTCGGTGATCTCCTCGGCACCGGCGTCGAGGACCACCTCGAGCAGGTCGTCCTCGGTGTTGCCCTCCTTGGAGACCGTGACCACGCCGCGGCGCTCGAAGAGGTAGGACACCGAGCCGGAGTCGGCCATGTTGCCGCCGTTGCGGTTGAAGGCCAGGCGCACCTCGGAGACGGCGCGATTCTTGTTGTCGGTGAGGCACTCGACCAGGATCGCGACCCCGCCGGGGGCGTAGCCCTCGTACATCAGGGTCTCGTAGTCGACGCCGCCGCCGTCGAGGCCGCCGCCGCGCTTGACGGCGCGGTCGATGTTGTCATTGGGGACGGAGGTCTTCTTCGCCTTCTGGATGGCGTCGTAGAGGGTGGGGTTGCCTGCCGGGTCGGGGCCGCCCATGCGCGCCGCCACCTCGATGTTCTTGATCAGCTTGGCGAACAGCTTGCCGCGCTTGGCATCGATGACGGCCTTCTTGTGCTTGGTGGTCGCCCACTTGGAGTGCCCGGACATCTCTCTCCTCCCGATCGTCCGCCATGGGGTGGCGGATCGCCGCACCATTGTAGGGGCAGGGCGGAAGGTGCTCGTCGGGCCTCCGGCACGACCCGCGTCACATCCGGACGACGGGCTCCGTGAGCGCGCCGACGAGGCGGCGATCGGCCGTGATTCGCTCGAGCAGCTCGCGCTCGCGGGCGCGGGTCCTCACCGTCGGCTTCGCGAAGAGCACGCTGTGGCGCTCCATGCCCAGCGAGATGGCCGAGCGGATCAGGTCGCGCATGCCCATCCGGGCAACGGCGCCGTGCGCGCCAGCCCATTTCTCGGCCTTCCGGCGGCGGCGCATGGACACGAGCATCTCCACCTCGTCCGGGGAGAACCAGCCCGCGCGCCCGTACTCGGAGAGCTGGCGGCGCAAGATCCGCTTCTCCCGCAGCCTCAGGAAGAGCACGATCCCCACCAGCAGCAGGAAGATCGGTACCTGGACGGTGACGTAGTAGCGCAGGAACCCGGCCATGGGCGCCTCGGGGTCCACCGGCAGGAAGAAGGTGGAGCCGTTCCACAGGGCGTGCAGGACCATGCCGAGGGACAGCCCGCCGAGGCCGAGCCCGAAGTAGAGCATCAGGGAGCGCCGCTCGGCGGCGATCCCGAGGCCGAGCCCGCACAGTGCCGTGAAGGACACGTGCGCGAAGGGGGAGAGGACGCCGCGCAGGAAGAAGGTCTGCCAGAACACGTCGACCTCACCGGCGGCCTGCGCCTGATGGAAGGAGCTGCCGAAGTAGAGGATGTTCTCGGTGAAGGCGAAGCCCCCGGCGATGAGCGCCGCGTAGACCACCCCGTCGATGGGGCCGGCGATGAAGCGGCGCCCGCGCAGGAGCAGCAGGGCGAGGCCCAGGCTCTTCATCGACTCCTCGACGACCGGCGCCTGCACGACCGCACCGAGGAAGGTGTCCACCAGCGAGGTCTCGTCCTCCGGGGAGATCCACAGGTCGAAGAACCCGCCGAACCACAGCGTCAGCAGCACCGAGCCGATCGCGCCCCAGGCGAAGGCGTAGACCAGGGACATCCGCGGCTGCGGGGTGTAGCGGTCGATCCACCACACGGCCGAGAACACGATCGCGACCGGCACGAGGGCGGCGGTGAAGGCGACCAGCGAGGTCCCGAAGCCGAGCGGCAGGATGACGAAGAAGTACAGCACCGCGGCGGAGATCGCGAGGCCGAGCAGGGACAGGGCCAGCAGCAGCCAGCGCACCCAGCGCCGACGGGGCTTCGCGGGCGGCGGGGTCCCCGGGCCGAGGCGTCCGGGGGCGCGGGGGTCGACCCGCGCCACGTCGTACCCGTAGCTCCCTCGCGCAGGGTGCGGGACACGGGGGTCTCCCCCGGGCGGCGGCGACGCAGGGCGCGGCGGAGCTCCGATCGTGCTCATCACAGCGACGCCCTGCCTCTCCCCCGGTCCGTGCGGCCCGCGCCGGGGCGGGCGGGCCGTGCCCGCCGCGCTCCCCTCGGCGCCTCGGCCATGCTAGCTCAGGGCCCCTCGGGGGCCGGCCACGCCTCGGCGTACATCCGCCGGGTGTCCGCCAGCAGGAGCGGGACCGCCTTGGTGCGGCCGACGATGGGCAGGAAGTTCGCATCGCCCTGCCAGCGCGGCACCACGTGCTGGTGCAGGTGCGCGGCGATGCCGGCCCCGGCGACCGGGCCCTGGTTAATGCCCAGGTTGAAGCCCGCCGGATGCGAGACCTCGCGGATCACGCGCATCGCCGTGCGGGTGAGCTCGGCGACCTCCCGCACCTCGGCGTCGTCGAGGTCGGTGTAGTCGGCGACGTGGCGGTACGGGCACACCAGCAGGTGGCCGGCGTTGTACGGGTAGAGGTTCAGGACCACGTAGGCCACCTCGCCCCGGTGGACGATCAGGGCGTCCTCGTCGTCCTTGCCGGGTGCCGCGCAGAACGGGCACTGCTCGCCGTCGTCGGGGTCCTTCGGCTTGTTCTCCCCGCCGATGTAGGCCATGCGGTGCGGGGTCCACAGCCGCTGGGTGTCATCGGGGACGCCCACCAGGTCGCGGGCGTCCTCGATCCGGGAGGGCCCGTCGGCCGGGACCCCCCCGGCCGACGGGCCGCCGACCGCGGAGGTCGCGACGTCGGCGCGAGCCCAGTCGGCCGACGGCCCCGCCGGTCGTGCCTCAGGCGTGCTCACACCTGCACCTTGTCCCTGATCGCCGCGACGATCCGCTCGACCGCCTCGTCCACGGGGATGCCGTTGTCCTGGGAGCCGTCGCGCATGCGGAAGGAGACGGCGCCCGCGGCCTGGTCCTCGCCGCCGGCGATGAGGAGGTAGGGCACCTTCTCCTTGGTGTGCGTGCGGATCTTCTTCTGCATGCGGTCGTCCGAGGAGTCGACCTCCACCCGCACGCCGTGCGCGCGCAGCTTCGCCGCGACCTCCTCGAGGTAGGGCAGGTACTCGGCGGCGACGGGGATGCCCACCACCTGCACCGGGGCCAGCCACACCGGGAACGCACCGGCGTAGTGCTCCAGCAGCACGCCGAAGAAGCGCTCGATGGAGCCGAACAGGGCGCGGTGGATCATCACCGGACGCTGCCGGGAGCCGTCGGGAGCGGTGTACTCGAGCTCGAACAGCTCGGGCTCGAAGAAGTCCAGCTGGATGGTGGACAGCTGCCAGGTGCGGCCGATCGCGTCCTTCGCCTGGACGGAGATCTTCGGCCCGTAGAAGGCGGCGCCGCCCGGATCCGGCACCAGCTCGAGGCCGGAGGCGGTGGCGACCTCCTCGAGGGTGCGGGTGGCCTCCTCCCAGGTGGCGTCGTCGCCCACCGACTTCTCGGGGTCGCGGGTGGAGAGCTCCAGGTAGAAGTCGTCCAGCCCGTAGTCGCGCAGCAGGTCCAGCACGAAGCCCAGCAGCGAGCCGAGCTCCTCCTTCATCTGCTCGCGGGTGGTGTAGATGTGGGCGTCGTCCTGGGTGAAGCCGCGGGCACGGGTGAGCCCGTGCACCACGCCGGACTTCTCGTAGCGGTACACGCTGCCGAACTCGAACAGCCGCAGCGGCAGCTCGCGGTAGGAGCGGCCCCGGGAGCGGTAGACGAGGTTGTGCATCGGGCAGTTCATGGGCTTGAGGTAGTAGTCCTGGCCCTGCTTGGTGACGTGGCCGTCCGCGTCCACCTCCTCGTCCATGTGCATGGCGGGGTACATGCCGTCCGCGTACCACTCGAGGTGCTTGGAGGTCTCGAAGAGGTTCTTCTTCGTGATGTGCGGGGTGGAGACGAAGGAGTAGCCGGCCGCCACGTGGCGGCGGCGCGAGTAGTCCTCCATCTCCATCTTGATCATGGCGCCCTTGGGGTGGAACACGGGCAGCCCGGAGCCGATCTCGTCCGGGAAGGAGAACAGGTCCAGCTCGCTGCCCAGGCGGCGGTGGTCGCGCCGCTCGGCCTCGGCCACGCGCTCCTGGTAGGCGCGCAGCTCCTCCTTGGTGGGCCAGGCGGTGCCGTACACGCGCTGCAGCATCGGGTTCTTCTCGCTGCCGCGCCAGTAGGCGGCGGCGGAGCGGGTGAGGGCGAAGCCGTTGCCGATGAGCTTCGTGCTGGGCAGGTGGGGGCCGCGGCACAGATCGGTCCAGACCGTGCTGCCCTTCTTGTCCACGTTGTCGTACATGGTCAGGCCGCCCTCGCCCACTTCGACGCTGGCGCCCTCGGCGGCGTCGTCGGCGGTGGACTTCAGGCCGATGAGCTCGAGCTTGTACGGCTCGGCGGCCTCCTCCGCGCGGGCGGCGTCGTCGGTGATCTCGCGGCGCACGAACCGCTGCCCGGACTTGACGATCCGGGTCATCTCCTTCTCGAGCGCCTTGAGGGACTCGGGGGTGAAGGGTTCGGCGACGTCGAAGTCGTAGTAGAAGCCGTCGGTGACGGGCGGGCCGATGCCGAGCTTCGCCTCGGGGTTGATCTTCTGCACCGCCTGGGCGAGCACGTGGGCGGTGCTGTGGCGCAGGATCGCCAGGCCGTCGGGGCTCGAGATGTCCACGCCCTCGACGGCCTGGCCGTCGGAGAGCACGGTGTCGAGGTCGCGCAGCTCGCCGTCGAGGCGCAGCGCGATGATCGAGACGGTGCCCTCGAAGAGGGCGGTGCCCGTGGTCCCCTCCTCGATCTGCTGGGGTGATCCGTCGAGGGTGATGGCGATCTGGGCCACGGGATGCTCCTTGCTGTGCGGGTCGAGCCGGCCGACGATGCCGGCTCCGCGGCCGATGGTATCGGGGAACCGTCTCCGACCACGACCCCGATCCGGGCCGACGGGGACCTCACCACGCCCAGGGCAATCAGACCGGGATCACCCCTCCGGGGTGAATCGGTGCACGTCAGACATGCCCCGGACCGAACCGACCTGCCTATTCGCCGGTTCTGACCGTTTCGGCCGCCGCCATGGTGGCCAGGACCGACATCCCCGACCCCAGGAAGGAGTCGTCCCTCCTCCGGCCGATCCCCGATCGCGGCCGCCCGAGGCGACGGCCCCCGTGAGTCAGAACACACATTCGACCAAGGAGCTCCTCGTCGATCTCCGCGACGCGAAGCCACGGCGCAGACGGAAGCACACCCAGGGCCGGGACCGCATCGTGTTCGGCGTCGCCGCCGTCCTCGCGACGGGCGTCGACGAGCGGATCAGCGGGCGGTGGGCGCGGCGACGGTCCCGCGACGCACGAGGGCGCAGGGGATCAGCGTGGTCCCCTCCTCCGCTCCCGTCTCCTCCGCCTCGAGCAGGCGCACGGCGGTGCGTACGGCCCACGCGCCCATCTCCAGGTGCGGGAGCGCGATGGTCGTCAGCGGCGGATCGAGGTCCGCCGCGAGCGAGGGTTGATCGTCGAAGCCGACGATCGACACGTCCGCGGGGATCTCGAGACCGTGAGCGCGGGCGGCGGCGATCGCGCCCGCCGCCATGCGGTCGTTGAAGCAGAACAGCGCCGTGGGCCGCTCGCCCTCCGGGCGGTCGAGCAGGGTCGTCGCGGCCGCGCGGCCGCCGGGGGCGGAGATGGCGCCCTGCGCCTCGAGCGCGGGGCCGGGGGCGATGCCGGCGCTCTCCAAGGCGGAGCGGTACGCGGTGCGCCGCAGCCCCGCAGCGGCCGGCACCTCGGGGTGGAGCACCTCGTCGGCGCCGACGTAGCCGATGCGGGTGTGGCCCGCTCCGAGCAGCTCCGCCATGGCGAGCCCGGCGCCCTGGGTCTCGTCCGGCACCACGGCGGGACCGCCGCCGCGCGGGACGCAGTCGAGGAAGACGGTGCCCGGGGGCAGCGCCGCGGGCCGATCGACCTCGCGATGCCACATGCTCGCGTAGATCATCGTGTCGACCTGGTGATCGGCGAGCGCGCGGATCGCCTCGGTCTCCGCCTCGACGTCGCCCTCGGTGTCGACCAGCAGCAGGATCCTGCCGGCCTCGCGCGCGGCCTGCTGCGCGCCGCGCAGCATCAACCCGGCGAAGGGGGTGGTCGCGATCTGGTCGGAGACCAGGCCGATCGTGTCGGTGCGGCGCGTGCGCAGGCCGCGGGCGAGGGAGTTCGGCCGGTAGCCGATCTCGGCCGCCGTGCGGCGGACGATGTCCCGCGTCGCCTCGGGGATGCGGGAGGGGGCTCCGGAGAGCGCGAGGGACACCGTGGAGACCGAGACGCCCGCCTCGCGGGCCACGTCGGCCATTCTCACGCGTGCCATCGCACCTCTCCCTCGCTGCTCTGCGGCCCTGCGTGCACGTCGGCGCGCGGTGCCCGCCAGCCTAGGGCACCGCGCGCCGTCGTGATCGGTTCACCCGGCGGCGGGCGGCACGACCACCAGCCGTCCCTCGCGGACCGTCACTGGCATCGGATCGCTGATCGTGCCGACGAACCCGCCGTCCTCGCCGTCGTGGTGGAAGGCCATGAGCTGCCAATCCCCCTCCCGGTCCCGGACC
This genomic interval from Brachybacterium aquaticum contains the following:
- a CDS encoding YebC/PmpR family DNA-binding transcriptional regulator, with product MSGHSKWATTKHKKAVIDAKRGKLFAKLIKNIEVAARMGGPDPAGNPTLYDAIQKAKKTSVPNDNIDRAVKRGGGLDGGGVDYETLMYEGYAPGGVAILVECLTDNKNRAVSEVRLAFNRNGGNMADSGSVSYLFERRGVVTVSKEGNTEDDLLEVVLDAGAEEITDEGETFEILSAATDVVAVRTALQEAGIDYESAEAQFVPTMRTPVDLDGAQKALRLIDALEDSDDVQAVYSNLDIPADVEAQLADAE
- the ruvA gene encoding Holliday junction branch migration protein RuvA, with the protein product MIASLTGRVVRLDLDALVLEVAGIGYLVRTTPQALAATRHGAELTLHTELVVREDSLTLYGFPLPEEAETFRIVQSVSGIGPRTALAVLAVLDPEELRRAVAEQDVKAITRTPGIGPKVAGRMLLELGGKLPAPHATSAAPSSAGPAASVGGPDADVVEALVGLGWAEKAALGAVEKARADGGEDLDAAALLRAALRSLGGHR
- a CDS encoding HIT family protein, whose translation is MEDARDLVGVPDDTQRLWTPHRMAYIGGENKPKDPDDGEQCPFCAAPGKDDEDALIVHRGEVAYVVLNLYPYNAGHLLVCPYRHVADYTDLDDAEVREVAELTRTAMRVIREVSHPAGFNLGINQGPVAGAGIAAHLHQHVVPRWQGDANFLPIVGRTKAVPLLLADTRRMYAEAWPAPEGP
- the yajC gene encoding preprotein translocase subunit YajC; the protein is MELLPILLIFAVMMLPLLLLSNRQRKMQQKQMELVKQLGVGDEVRTHSGFYGLIVEEYEDIVVLESEDGSQTKWARQAIAMAVEPTTGPVVDGELSELEDAPQDGELADDSFDSRTVDGEQDRFAQDRAEQDRFEQNRGTVPGVTVADDDPRGDEQPRER
- the thrS gene encoding threonine--tRNA ligase; translation: MAQIAITLDGSPQQIEEGTTGTALFEGTVSIIALRLDGELRDLDTVLSDGQAVEGVDISSPDGLAILRHSTAHVLAQAVQKINPEAKLGIGPPVTDGFYYDFDVAEPFTPESLKALEKEMTRIVKSGQRFVRREITDDAARAEEAAEPYKLELIGLKSTADDAAEGASVEVGEGGLTMYDNVDKKGSTVWTDLCRGPHLPSTKLIGNGFALTRSAAAYWRGSEKNPMLQRVYGTAWPTKEELRAYQERVAEAERRDHRRLGSELDLFSFPDEIGSGLPVFHPKGAMIKMEMEDYSRRRHVAAGYSFVSTPHITKKNLFETSKHLEWYADGMYPAMHMDEEVDADGHVTKQGQDYYLKPMNCPMHNLVYRSRGRSYRELPLRLFEFGSVYRYEKSGVVHGLTRARGFTQDDAHIYTTREQMKEELGSLLGFVLDLLRDYGLDDFYLELSTRDPEKSVGDDATWEEATRTLEEVATASGLELVPDPGGAAFYGPKISVQAKDAIGRTWQLSTIQLDFFEPELFELEYTAPDGSRQRPVMIHRALFGSIERFFGVLLEHYAGAFPVWLAPVQVVGIPVAAEYLPYLEEVAAKLRAHGVRVEVDSSDDRMQKKIRTHTKEKVPYLLIAGGEDQAAGAVSFRMRDGSQDNGIPVDEAVERIVAAIRDKVQV
- a CDS encoding LacI family DNA-binding transcriptional regulator, which gives rise to MARVRMADVAREAGVSVSTVSLALSGAPSRIPEATRDIVRRTAAEIGYRPNSLARGLRTRRTDTIGLVSDQIATTPFAGLMLRGAQQAAREAGRILLLVDTEGDVEAETEAIRALADHQVDTMIYASMWHREVDRPAALPPGTVFLDCVPRGGGPAVVPDETQGAGLAMAELLGAGHTRIGYVGADEVLHPEVPAAAGLRRTAYRSALESAGIAPGPALEAQGAISAPGGRAAATTLLDRPEGERPTALFCFNDRMAAGAIAAARAHGLEIPADVSIVGFDDQPSLAADLDPPLTTIALPHLEMGAWAVRTAVRLLEAEETGAEEGTTLIPCALVRRGTVAAPTAR
- the ruvB gene encoding Holliday junction branch migration DNA helicase RuvB, with the translated sequence MSLHDEEFDEQGFDGQGVDGQGVDGDGRPESLTSPESLPPERTAEAALRPKRLSEFVGQQVVRDQLSLVLDAAAARGRAPEHMLLSGPPGLGKTTLAMIIAAELSAPLRITSGPAIQHAGDLAAILSSLDEGEVLFIDEIHRLARPAEEMLYIAMEDFRVDVVVGKGVGATSIPLDLPPFTVVGATTRAGLLPAPLRDRFGFIGHLDFYAPHELEEVVRRSAVRLEVDLEERAAVEIASRSRGTPRIANRLLRRVRDWAQVRGSGTLDLPAAQEALRVYEVDQRGLDRLDRAVLAALCGRFAGGPVGLSTLAVAVGEETETVETMVEPYLVREGFLLRTPRGRAAAPAAWEHLGLEPPAGPEGAAPMLGRF
- the ruvC gene encoding crossover junction endodeoxyribonuclease RuvC produces the protein MATLRVLGVDPGLTRCGIGVVDALGGRRARLVHADVIRSASEDPLDQRLLTIARGLREALEGYGPDAVAVERVFSQANISTVMGTAQVSGIALLEAAERGIPVALHTPSEVKAAVTGNGRADKKQIQTMLVKLLGLDAAPQPADASDAVAIALTQLWRGGGPVALDATGGARTSAQAVWARAEREARRARERSTSRQ
- a CDS encoding PrsW family intramembrane metalloprotease, whose product is MARVDPRAPGRLGPGTPPPAKPRRRWVRWLLLALSLLGLAISAAVLYFFVILPLGFGTSLVAFTAALVPVAIVFSAVWWIDRYTPQPRMSLVYAFAWGAIGSVLLTLWFGGFFDLWISPEDETSLVDTFLGAVVQAPVVEESMKSLGLALLLLRGRRFIAGPIDGVVYAALIAGGFAFTENILYFGSSFHQAQAAGEVDVFWQTFFLRGVLSPFAHVSFTALCGLGLGIAAERRSLMLYFGLGLGGLSLGMVLHALWNGSTFFLPVDPEAPMAGFLRYYVTVQVPIFLLLVGIVLFLRLREKRILRRQLSEYGRAGWFSPDEVEMLVSMRRRRKAEKWAGAHGAVARMGMRDLIRSAISLGMERHSVLFAKPTVRTRARERELLERITADRRLVGALTEPVVRM
- the secD gene encoding protein translocase subunit SecD, producing MPARRIALAALAVLILLLGGGIGAGTQWGGWQPAPKLALDLEGGTQVILQAQSRDGSAIDASAMEQARQIMSQRINAMGVAETEITVQGGTNIVIDVPGQLDQQTAAAIRQTAAMSFRPVLGVVAPEGTGEPLPSDGGGDASDGGGDTTGESSSAPADPSQQLFDGLISEDSSLAPAPAPAEGELAYPAWSLDWLTPDVQTELMNADCVDPGAQHERASAAAPDEAIVACAPDGSAKYLLGPEVVAGAGIADASVASDVTPTGQPTGYYVVNMRFTDVASQSFSDMTSALYNGEGASDAFAIVLDGVVISAPQVQEPSPGGEASISGNFSQEQATQLADQLRFGALPLQFEVASEQQISATLGADQLEMGLIAGLIGLALVVLYAFAQYRALSIVTTSSLLIMGLLTYGTLTVLSNIPEIGYRLSLAGVVGLIVAIAFTADSFIVYFERVRDEIREGRGIAAAVDHGWDRAKRTILASDSVNLIAAIVLYVLSTGGVRGFAFVLGLTTVLDLVVVFLFTHPMLQALVRTRFFGKGHPWSGLDPARLDRDVPAYAGRGRVRTGDERGRRGLRRSGDESAEPAREPIAVRRAREAREAAEREAAQNGRAENSRAGNTGDDTEEQSR